A region of the Kribbella sp. NBC_01245 genome:
ACCGGCGGCTTCGCGATCGGCACCACCGAATTCGTCACGATGGGCCTGCTGCCGCAGATCGCGGCAGGCGTCGACATCAGCATCCCGACCGCCGGGCACATCGTCTCGGCGTACGCGATCGGCGTTGTCGTCGGCGCACCGCTGATCGCCGCACTCGGCGCCCGGACCGGCCGGAAGCGCCTGCTGCTCGGTCTGATGGCCGTCTTCGTCCTCGGCAATATCGCGTCCGCCATCGCGAACAGCTACGAACTGCTGATGGCGGCCCGGTTCCTCTCCGGCCTGCCCCATGGGGCGTTCTTCGGGATCGGCGCGGTCGTCGGCGCCTCGATGGTGCCGGTCAATCGGCGGGCCTGGGCGGTCTCGATGATCATGGTCGGCCTGCCGGTCGCGAACGTCATCGGCGTACCGCTGACGACCTTGCTGGGGCAAGCGCTCGGCTGGCAGGTGCCGTTCCTCGCCGTCGGCGTACTCGGGCTGCTCACGCTCGTGGCGGTCTGGTTCTGGATCCCGCCGCAGCCCGTCGGCGTGGATGTGAACGTCCGCAGCGAGCTGAGCGCACTCGCCCGTCCGCAGGTCTGGATGGCGCTGCTGATCGGCATGGTCGGGTTCGGCGGCATGTTCGCGACGTACTCCTATATCGCGCCGACGATGACCGAGCTGGCCGGGTTCAGCGAGGCCGGGGTGACGATCGTGCTGGCCGTCTATGGCATCGGGATGACCGGCGGCACGCTGCTCGGCGGCCGGCTCGCCGATCGCGCGCTGATGCCCAGCCTGTACGGCGGCTTGGTCGCGGTGACCGTGGTGCTCGGCACCTTCGGCTGGCTGGCGCAGAGCCGACCGGGCGCGTTGGTCGCTGTGTTCGCGATGGGGTTCAGCGCGAGCATCCTGATCCCGGCCCTGCAGACCCGGCTGATGGACGTGGCGCACGAAGGCCAATCCCTCGCGGCCTCCCTGAACCACTCGACCCTCAACGTCGCGAACGCCCTCGGCGCCTGGCTCGGCAGCGTCGTACTCGCCGCGGGCTACGGCTACGAATGGCCCAGCCGCGTCGGTGCCGCCCTGGCCGTCGCCGGTCTGGCCCTGGCCCTCACGTCCGGCCTGATGGACCGCCGCAACCGGGCCAAGGTCTAGTCGGGTCACCCGGGCTGTTTCAGGCCCGGGTGACCGCGTTTCCTAGTCGATGCTCCAAGTGTCCGAGCCGTTGATCAGCGACTGGAGCTCCGCCTGCGTTTCACCGCGCGCCGTGTCGACCTGCTCGCGGACGAGATCGTCGTACGCCGGCTTGGCGACGGACCGGAAGACGCCGATCGGTGCCTGGTGCAGCACCCCGCCATCGGTCAGCCGTGACAGCGCGAACGCGTAGGCCGGGTCCTCGATGTGCGCGTCGTGCACGACCAGGTCGGCCTCGCCGTTCGGCAGTGAGGCGATCTCCTTGACCGCGAGGGACGCGAAGCCCTCGCGGACCACGCCGAGGCGGTTGTCGGTGCCGAAGCGGATCGGCTCGCCGTGCACCAGCGGGATGATCGCGTCTTCGCGGGTGTCGGCGTTCTTGATGGCGTCGAAGGCGTGGTCGTTGAAGATCGGGCAGTTCTGGTAGATCTCCACGAACGCCGTCCCCCGGTGGGCTGCCGCCTGCCGCAGCACGTCGGTGAGGTGCTTGCGGTCGGAGTCGACGGTTCGCGCGACGAAGGTCGCCTCCGCGCCGAGCGCCAGCGAGACCGGGTTGAACGGATTGTCCACCGAGCCCATCGGCGTCGACTTCGTGACCTTGCCCGGCTCGGAGGTGGGGGAGTACTGGCCCTTGGTCAGGCCGTAGATCCGGTTGTTGAACAGCAGGATCTTCATGTTCACGTTGCGCCGCAGCGTGTGGATCAGGTGGTTGCCGCCGATCGACAACGCGTCGCCGTCACCGGTCACGACCCAGACGCTGAGGTCCGGCCGGGCCACGGCCAGACCCGTCGCGATGGCCGGCGCACGCCCGTGGATCGAGTGCATGCCGTACGTCGAGAGGTAGTACGGGAAACGGGAGGAGCAGCCGATACCCGACACCATCGCGACGTTCTCGCGCTTGATCCCGAGCTCCGGCAGGAACCCCTGGAACGCCGCGAGCACGGCGTAGTCGCCACACCCCGGGCACCAGCGAACCTCCTGGTCGGAGACGTACTCCTTGCGGTTCTGTGGCTCGGTCGCTGCCGGCACTCCGCGGAGCCCGCCCGGCAGATTCGGCAGGCCGAGGTCGACGGTGCTCATCGTGCTCCCTTCGACTGGTGCAGTTCGACGCTCAGCGCTTCTCCGTGTTTGAGGTTGGCGGCGGCCTCACCCAGGTGGCGGGCGTCGTCGTCGATGCCCTCGGTCTCCTCGACCAGATTGCCGATCACCTCGGCCAGTTCGGCGGCGCCCAGCGGCATGCCCCGGACCTGGGCATACGAGACGACGTCCACCAGGTACTTGCCTCGCAGTAACAGGGCCAGCTGGCCGAGGTTCATCTCCGGCACCAGCACCTTGTCGTACTTGCGCAGCACCTCGCCGAGGTTGGCCGGGAAGGGGTTGAGGTGACGCAGGTGTGCCTGCGCGACCTTGCCGCCGACCTTGCGGACCCGGCGCACACCCGCGCCGATCGGCCCGTACGTCGAACCCCAGCCGAGCACCAGCACCTTCGCCGCGTCGCCCGGGTCGTCGACCGTCAGCGGCGGCACCTTGACGCCGTCGACCTTGGCCTGGCGGGTCCGGACCATCAGGTCGTGGTTGGCCGGGTCATACGAGATGTTGCCGGTCTTGTCCTCCTTCTCGACGCCGCCGATGCGGTGGTCGAGCCCGGCCGTACCGGGAATTGCCCAGGCGCGGGCCAGCGTCTCGGGATCACGCAGGTACGGCAGGAAGACCGGCTTGCCCTGCGCGTCCGTCCCGTTGAGCTCGGTCGCGAAGTTCGGCTCGATGGCCGGCACGTCCGCGATCGTCGGCACCTTCCACGGCTCGGAGCCGTTGGCCAGGTAGCCGTCGGTCAGCACCATCACCGGCGTCCGGTAGGTGATCGCGATCCGGATGGCCTCGACCGCCACGTCGAAGCAGTCCGCGGGCGATTGAGCGGCCAGCACCGGCAACGGCGCCTCGCCGTTCCGCCCGAACATCACCTGCAGCAGGTCGGCCTGCTCGGTCTTGGTCGGCATTCCGGTGCTTGGACCGGCGCGTTGGATGTCGCAGACGACCAGTGGCAGCTCGAGCATGATGCCGAGGCCGATCGTCTCCGACTTCAGGCTGATGCCCGGGCCGGACGACGTGCTCACACCGAGCGCACCGCCGTACGACGCCCCGAGCGCGGCGCCCACGGCCGCGATCTCGTCCTCGGCCTGGATCGTGGTGACGCCGAACCGCTTGAGCTTGCTCAGCTCGTGCAGTACGTCAGAGGCGGGCGTGATCGGGTAGGCGCCGAGCACCAGCGGCAGCCCGGCGCGATCCGCACCCGCGGCCAGCCCGTACGCCAACGCGAGGTTGCCCGAGATGTTCCGGTACGTACCCGGAGCCATCTTGGCCGGCTTCACCTCATACCGGACGGAGAACTCCTCGGCCGTCTCGCCGAAGTTGAACCCGGCACGGAAGGCGGCGATATTCGCGTCCCGGATATCGGGTTTGCTCGCGAACTTCGTGCTGAGGAACTGGATCGTCGACTCGGTCGGGCGCTGGTACAACCAGGACACCAGGCCGAGCGCGTACATGTTCTTCGCGCGGGAGGCGTCCTTGCGGCTGAGACCGAACTCCTTGACCGACTCGATCGTCATACCGGTCAGGTTCAGCGGGACGACGTGGTACGCCTCGAGCTCACCCGTCTCGAGCGGGTTCGCGTCGTACCCGATCCGCTTCAGGTTGCGGGCGGTGAAGTCGGCGGTATCGACGATCAGCGTGGCGCCGCGGGGGACGTCGCGCAGGTTCGCCTTGAGTGCGGCGGGATTCATCGCGATCAACACGTCCGGCGCGTCGCCGGGTGTGAGGATGTCGTGGTCCGCGAAATGCAACTGGAACGAGGAAACTCCCGGGAGCGTTCCGGCAGGTGCCCGGATCTCCGCTGGGAAGTTGGGCAGCGTCGACAGGTCGTTGCCGAACGATGCCGTCTCCGCCGTGAAGCGGTCCCCTGTGAGCTGCATGCCGTCGCCGGAGTCGCCGGCGAAACGGATCACCACGCGGTCTAGCTGCTTGACCTCGATGGTCACTTTTCTGTTCATCTCCAAGTCGTGCATGCGGAAATCAGTACGCCGTTTTGGGTGGTGGCGCACCGCTGCCTCCCCTGTACCTTTCATGTTAGTTCGCCCTAATAGAAGCAGCGTCGTCGTCCAAGGCTCGGAATGTCGCGGATCGCCTTGACGAGTCCTGCGCGACTACTGAGGGCAGTCGACCGCTTGCCATTCGGAGCCGCAAAGGGGAGGCTGGCCCGATCCATTTGTGTCACGGCCGGGTTGTGCCACCGGTTCTCGAGGGAGTTTCACCATGGGCCAGCGCCCTTTCGCGGCTGTTCGAGCTGCCGCTGTCTTGCTCTGCGCGTTACTACTGGTGCTGCCGGTCTCTGCTTCGGCCTCGGTGTCTGCGCCCGCTCCTACCGTCGTAGGCCTGACCGGCCCGACAGCAGCGTCGTACGGCGCCACTGTCCGGGTAACGGGCTACCTGCGCACCAGTCCGGGTGGTGTCGCAATCACCGGGCAGAAGGTCGTCATCCAGCGCAGTCCGCGCAACCAGAACAAGTGGATCGCCCTGCGCACCATCACCACCGGCAACGGCCCCTTCGCGTTCGACGTGACCCAGCGGACGGCGTACGACTATCGCGCGGTCTACACCGGCACTACGGCGTACAAGCCCTCCACGAGCGCCATCTACTACCCGGCCACCCTGCGCAAGGTAATCCTCGACACGATCAAGACCACCGACTACACCAAGGGCCGGCTGCAGGTGACCGGCCGGGCGTACCCCGCAGGCCCGAAGGTCTACCTCCAGCGCTGGGTCGCCGCCACCCGTACCTGGAAGACCATCGGCACCTACTCCGGCAGCAGTTCGTCAGTGACGGTCAACGCGAGCGTAGGTGGTTCCGTCCTGAGCTACCGCCTCTACTCGCCTACGGCCTTCCCGTACGGCGCGGGGTCCTCGGTGGCGAAGTCTTTCCAGCAGTTCGTGTGGCGCGGGGTGTTCAAGCGACCGCTACTGGCGCGCGGCGGCACGGGCAATCCCGAGTTCAACGTCATCCCGGCTAGCGAGGTGCCCGAGTTGTCCGAGGCAGACCTGCTCGCCGACCGCGCCGGCACCGTCTGGGGCGACCTCAACACCCGCGGCTGCACCCGGATCAGCGCGTGGTTCGGCAACCTCACCGACGGCAAGGTCCGAACCTCCCTGCTCAACGGCACCAAGGTCATCGCCGCCGTAGACCAGCCCCAGGAATCCGAGACCCAACTCATCCGCCCCCTGGCCGGCTCCACCCGAACCCGCCTCCAAGTCCAAGACCAAAACTCCGGCTACGGCCCCTCCGTCTCCACCAACACCCACGTCCTCTGCAACAACTAACCACCCAACCCGCACGCCTTGGGACTCGGCGACAACGCGCGCGCCTCGGCTTGGCGACAACGCGGCGCGCCTTGGCCCCGGCGACGACGCGCGCGACTTTGACTTGGCGACGAGTGGACTTGTTTTGCGCCCCTGCCTTGGCCGGGTATGGCTGTGAGATGGGTTTTCCTGGGGATGGAAGGGGCGCAAAACAAGTCCACTCGTCGCCAAGTCCGGAACGACCAGTCATCGTGGCGTCCGTACCCACGCCTTTCGAACGAGCCGACGATTAGGGTGGGGGTATGGAGGCGTATGGGGTGGTCGCGGCTGTGGTCGTGCTCGGCCTGGGGGGATTGGTCGGGGCGTTCGCGCTGAACAAGGCGTTGACGGTGACCCACGCGACGCCGGAGAAGCTCACCACTTACGAGTCCGGTGTGGACCCGGTGGGGGAGGGGTGGGCGCAGGCCCATATCCGGTACTACTTGTTCGCGTATCTCTACGTGATCTTCGCGGTGGACGCGATCTACCTGTTCCCCTGGGCGACGGTTTTCGCGCTGGCCGGGTTCGGGGTGGCGAGTCTGGTGGAGATGTTCGTGTTCCTGGCGTTCGTTGCGGTCGGGCTGTTGTACGCCTGGCGCAAGGGCGTCCTCTCCTGGACCTAACGCCCGCGCCGCAGGCCGCAAAAAGAAGCTAGTTCTGCTTGGCGCACTGCTTGCGGAAGGCGGCCGCTGCGGCTTCGCGGGTGGCCTTGTTCGCAGTGACCAAGGCGTCGGCGGCGATGGCGAGGTTCTTGACCGACTCATCGGAGCTGTTGCGGTAATGACCGATCGCGCGACGCAGGGGTGGTTCGATCACCTTGCGCTGGGCGTCGTTCGCGCTGAAGTACGCGTTGCCGGCGTCGCAGAGCAGCTTGGCCGCGGCGTCCGCGTCGACGTTCGCGTCGGGCAGCTTGGTCGGGATCTCCGGCATGTCGAACTTCGGCACGCTCACGTCCGGTACGTCGGGCATGGCCGGGGTGTTCTCACCACAGCCGCTCAAGGTCAGACCAAGCACCAGTGCCACCACTGCCGTCGTACCGCGCGCCACGCCCACAGCAACTCCTCCAATAGGTACTACCAAGCATCCCAGCTAACAGAGGTCAGGCGAGCAGGCTCGCGACGGCCCAATCCTGGGCGGCAAGACCAACCGACTTGAAGACGGTCCGTCCACCGGGAGCAGGTGGAGAGTTAAGGGCGGCGCCAAGCTCGATGGGTTCGACCGGGAGGCCGGCCGCGAGTGCGTCGATGATCTCGCCCGATTCGGCCAGCACGGCCTCGAGCTGGTCGACCACCACGACCGAGGCGTCCGCGAGCAGCTCAAGCGGAAGCTCGCACATGGACGGCCGGAAGGCGCCGATCGCGTTCACGTGGACCCGCTCGGGCAGGGCCGACAACTCGAACAGCGGAGTGGCCGACGACGTCGCGCAGCACACCACGTCCGCGTTGCAGATGGCCTGGTCGATCGACGTACCGGCGGTGAATCGCACCTCGGCATATTCATGCGCCAGTACGGCGGCCAAAGTGGATGCGCGGGTCAAGTCCCGGCCGACAACGATGACGTCTTCGATCGGCCGGACGGCGAGTACGGCGCGGACCTGGTCGGCGGCCTGGGCGCCCGTTCCGATCAGCGTGAGCCGGGTCGCGCCCGGCCGGGCCAGCAAGTCGGTCGCGACGCCGACGACCGCGCCGGTTCGCAAGGTGGTGAGGGTGGCGCCGTCCGCGACGACCTGGCCGCGCGAACCGGTCCAGACCACGGTCGCCTGGACGGCGGGATCGCGATCGAGGTCGATCCCGATCGTCTTCACCACGGCCGTCCGGGTGGGCGAGTGGTACGCCGACATGACCAGCACCCGCCCGTCGCCGAAGACCTCCCGGGGCGGCAGCACGAAATGGCCGGCCTGGAGATCGAGAAACGCCTGCCGGACGGCGCGAACCGCCTCCGCCATCGGCACGGCTCGTCGTACCTGCTCCGCGCTGAAGGACTTCACCACGTTGATGTAACAGCACGCCACGCCTGCGGACAAACGGCGCCGATGGGTTGCCCAGAGCAACGACGAGACAATTGTTGCCTCGTCACCCGGAGTGATTGCCCGACTCAACAAATACGAGCATTCGTGTGCGTTGAGTAACGGTAGGCCACGGAGTGTTCGCATTCATGTTAGATCATGGTTAAGCTGTCACTCGGGGGAACGGGGAGAACACGGGGAGATGTGATGGCGTGGCATTACTGGGTTCCGGTGGCGGCAGGTCTGCTCCTGCTGTTCGCGATCATCTGTGCGGTGAAATTCCACCACGCCTCGCAGGTTTTCGATCAGCTGGTCGACGGCATCGACCAGGCCCGCGATGACGAGCTGGCCCAGCGCCGCGGTCGGCACGCCGCCGGCCTGATTCCGCACTCACCGCCCGCCCGCCACCGCCACCACTGACCTGATTCAGGCCGCGTGGTAGCCGGCCATCATCTCGACCAGGCCGGTCGGTGCGTCTGGCGCGAAGCAGAGGTCCAAGCCTAGGGCCGACAGCGCCGCGGCGGCTTCACTTCGGGGGAACAGGGCCTGTTCGTAGGTGGTGAGCGCTGCATCGAGATCGCCCGGATTCGCGGCGATGGCGGCCGCGAGCTCGGCGCCGTCGATCATGGCGAGATTCGCGCCCTCTCCGGCGAACGGCGACATCAGGTGCGCCGCGTCGCCGAGCAGCGTCACGCCCGGCACCCGATCCCAGCGATGCCCGATCGGCAAGGCGTGGATCGGACGCAGCACGAGCGGGCCGTCGGCATCGGCGATGAGCGCGCGCAGGCTCTCGTCCCAGTCCTCGAAATGAGCTAGTACGTCGGCCTTGGTCTCGACGCCCTCGGCCCAGTCGGCCGGCGCCAGCAGAGCGACGTACACGTGCAGCTTGCCGTCGGTCTCCAGGTGGGAGAGGAACCCCTTCTGCTCACCGAGCGCGAACATCATCCCGTGGCCGGCCAGCGCCAGACTCTCCGGATGGCGGTTGGCGGCATCCAGCAGATTCAGCTCGACGAACGACAGCCCGGAGTAGCTCGGCTCGGCCGCGGAAACCAGCGGGCGCACCTTCGACCACGCGCCGTCGGCTCCGACCAGAAGATCCGCGCTGAACCGGCTGCCGTCGGCCAACTCGACCTCAAACCGGTCGTTGCGCCGCTCGACCGCGACGACCTTCGAGCCCCAGCGGATCATGCCGTCCGGAAGGCTCGAGAGCAGCAGGTCGCGCAGGTCGCCGCGGCTGATCTCCGGACGAGTGCCGTCGTGCTTCTCGTCCTCGTGCTGCACCGTGGCGAATTTGTCGAGGATGCGCATGGCGTCCCCGCCTTCGTGCACGAGTGCCCGGAATCCCTCGAACAGACCGGCGGCCCGGAGCGCGGCCTGGCCGGTCTCCTCGTGGAGATCGAGCATGCCGCCCTGCGTCCGGGCCGTCGGTGAGGCGTCGAGCTCGAATACGGCGGCCTCGATCCCGTGCGTGTGCAGAACCCGGGCGAGGGTCAGCCCGCCGAGGCCGGCTCCGATGATGGCGATGTTGTGGTGGGTCATGGCTCCAGCTCCTGGTTCGGTCGTTTGTCTAAGTGGATTCCCCGGGTCGCGGAGTGTGCGTGACGCCGCGGAGCAGCACGCGGAATCCCCAGGCCAACCGGTCCGGCCCCGGCCCGGAAAGCAACTCGGCACCAAGCCCGGCCACCTGCGGGTAGGTCGCGGGCGACGCACCACTGATCGCTGCCGCCAGCGCGTCATCCAGATCGGCCGTATCGACTGCCCGGCTGCGACTCGCCTGCTCAGCCGCGGCCGCCGTACCGAACAGCAGCAGCAGATCGACCAGCCACGCCGACCGCGCCGGCTTGACCCCGCCATCGCTCAGCAGCGCGAGCAGCGCCTCCAGCAGCGCGAGATACCGCCGACCGGATGGGCGGGTCACCAGGGCGGACTGTGCGAGCCCCGGGTGGCTGAACAACACCGTCGTGTACGACGTGAGGATTCGCACCACCCGGTCCTCCCAATCGCCCGCGCCTTTGCCGGCGGTCGTGGCCGGGGTGAGGTCGACCTGGATCAGTAGTTCGTCGAGCACGGCCGCATGCAACTCGGCGGTATTGCGGACGTACACATACAGCGAGGCAGGCCCGGTATCGAGCTCCTGCGCGAGCCGTCGCATCGTGACCCGCTGCAGGCCTTCGCTATTCATCAGTTCGACGGCGGTCGCGATGATCCCGTCCCGCGAGAGGGCCGGTTTGGCCGGCCGCTCTCGCCTGCTCCGTGGTTCGCTCATGCCATCCACGATAACGAACATGTTCGTTACGAACATGTTCGTACGGTAAGAAGTGACTAAGAAGTAGGTGAGTGGTGGAAGGCGCTTAGAGCAGGCCGGTACGACGGGCCACGGCGGCCGCCTCGGTCCGGCTGCGGACGCCCAACTTGGCGAGGATGTTCGAGACGTGCACGCTGACCGTCTTCTCGCTGATGTAGAGCTCGCGCGCCAGCTGCCGGTTGGTCCGGCCCTCCGCCAGCAGCGCGAGCACCTCGGTCTCACGCCCGGTCAGAGCCGTATTGGCGTCCGTACTCCCCAGCTCCGCGAGCAGCGGCTTGGCCCCCAACCGGCGAGCCACCTCGGCCGCGAGCTCGACCTGCTCGTTGGCGTCGGCGATCCGGCCCGCGGCCCGCAACGCTTCGGACAAGTGGGCGCGGCAGCGGGCCTGCTCGAAGACGTAGCCATAGCCGAAGGCCTCGACCGCCCGCTCCCATGAAGCGACGAGCTGCTCCGCCGTCGGCGCGTCGATACCCGCCAGCCAGCGGAGGCGATGCCACTCCGCGTCCAGCCGCGCCAGCCAGGCCTGTCCCTCGACCCCGAACGTCCGGCCCGGCGGCAGGCCCTTCTCCGCGACCGTCCGGCCCAGCTCGACCAACTCGGCGCCCTTGGCAACCAACTGCTCGCGCGCGGTCTCGGTGACGACGCGATGGCTGAGCACCTGGAGCTCGAGGCTGCAGAAGCGGACCCGGGCCATGAACCACGGCGTCTGGAAGACCTCGGCGCAGAGGTCCGTCGTGTCCTTGAGCATCTTCGCGGCGTCAGCCGCCCGATCGAGCTGCAGGTACGCGTCGACGGCAGGCCCGATCCCAACGATCGGCACCATCACGTCCAGACTCCACGCCTTACGGCGGTCTTCCAGGTCGGCCGCCACGGCGGTATCACCCCGCCCACCGCGAATGCCCAGGCTGACCGAAACGAGCGACGCCTCGGCAACGGTCGGCGCCGAATCCACCGCCGCGACGGTGGCGGTAGCGGCATCCCAGTGGCCCAACGTGAACT
Encoded here:
- a CDS encoding 2-oxoacid:ferredoxin oxidoreductase subunit beta — translated: MSTVDLGLPNLPGGLRGVPAATEPQNRKEYVSDQEVRWCPGCGDYAVLAAFQGFLPELGIKRENVAMVSGIGCSSRFPYYLSTYGMHSIHGRAPAIATGLAVARPDLSVWVVTGDGDALSIGGNHLIHTLRRNVNMKILLFNNRIYGLTKGQYSPTSEPGKVTKSTPMGSVDNPFNPVSLALGAEATFVARTVDSDRKHLTDVLRQAAAHRGTAFVEIYQNCPIFNDHAFDAIKNADTREDAIIPLVHGEPIRFGTDNRLGVVREGFASLAVKEIASLPNGEADLVVHDAHIEDPAYAFALSRLTDGGVLHQAPIGVFRSVAKPAYDDLVREQVDTARGETQAELQSLINGSDTWSID
- a CDS encoding 2-oxoacid:acceptor oxidoreductase subunit alpha, giving the protein MNRKVTIEVKQLDRVVIRFAGDSGDGMQLTGDRFTAETASFGNDLSTLPNFPAEIRAPAGTLPGVSSFQLHFADHDILTPGDAPDVLIAMNPAALKANLRDVPRGATLIVDTADFTARNLKRIGYDANPLETGELEAYHVVPLNLTGMTIESVKEFGLSRKDASRAKNMYALGLVSWLYQRPTESTIQFLSTKFASKPDIRDANIAAFRAGFNFGETAEEFSVRYEVKPAKMAPGTYRNISGNLALAYGLAAGADRAGLPLVLGAYPITPASDVLHELSKLKRFGVTTIQAEDEIAAVGAALGASYGGALGVSTSSGPGISLKSETIGLGIMLELPLVVCDIQRAGPSTGMPTKTEQADLLQVMFGRNGEAPLPVLAAQSPADCFDVAVEAIRIAITYRTPVMVLTDGYLANGSEPWKVPTIADVPAIEPNFATELNGTDAQGKPVFLPYLRDPETLARAWAIPGTAGLDHRIGGVEKEDKTGNISYDPANHDLMVRTRQAKVDGVKVPPLTVDDPGDAAKVLVLGWGSTYGPIGAGVRRVRKVGGKVAQAHLRHLNPFPANLGEVLRKYDKVLVPEMNLGQLALLLRGKYLVDVVSYAQVRGMPLGAAELAEVIGNLVEETEGIDDDARHLGEAAANLKHGEALSVELHQSKGAR
- a CDS encoding NADH-quinone oxidoreductase subunit A, producing MEAYGVVAAVVVLGLGGLVGAFALNKALTVTHATPEKLTTYESGVDPVGEGWAQAHIRYYLFAYLYVIFAVDAIYLFPWATVFALAGFGVASLVEMFVFLAFVAVGLLYAWRKGVLSWT
- a CDS encoding MFS transporter, which encodes MTTSLTPDKRTAAAPHLGLALLALATGGFAIGTTEFVTMGLLPQIAAGVDISIPTAGHIVSAYAIGVVVGAPLIAALGARTGRKRLLLGLMAVFVLGNIASAIANSYELLMAARFLSGLPHGAFFGIGAVVGASMVPVNRRAWAVSMIMVGLPVANVIGVPLTTLLGQALGWQVPFLAVGVLGLLTLVAVWFWIPPQPVGVDVNVRSELSALARPQVWMALLIGMVGFGGMFATYSYIAPTMTELAGFSEAGVTIVLAVYGIGMTGGTLLGGRLADRALMPSLYGGLVAVTVVLGTFGWLAQSRPGALVAVFAMGFSASILIPALQTRLMDVAHEGQSLAASLNHSTLNVANALGAWLGSVVLAAGYGYEWPSRVGAALAVAGLALALTSGLMDRRNRAKV
- a CDS encoding FAD-dependent oxidoreductase, translating into MTHHNIAIIGAGLGGLTLARVLHTHGIEAAVFELDASPTARTQGGMLDLHEETGQAALRAAGLFEGFRALVHEGGDAMRILDKFATVQHEDEKHDGTRPEISRGDLRDLLLSSLPDGMIRWGSKVVAVERRNDRFEVELADGSRFSADLLVGADGAWSKVRPLVSAAEPSYSGLSFVELNLLDAANRHPESLALAGHGMMFALGEQKGFLSHLETDGKLHVYVALLAPADWAEGVETKADVLAHFEDWDESLRALIADADGPLVLRPIHALPIGHRWDRVPGVTLLGDAAHLMSPFAGEGANLAMIDGAELAAAIAANPGDLDAALTTYEQALFPRSEAAAALSALGLDLCFAPDAPTGLVEMMAGYHAA
- a CDS encoding TetR/AcrR family transcriptional regulator, producing MSEPRSRRERPAKPALSRDGIIATAVELMNSEGLQRVTMRRLAQELDTGPASLYVYVRNTAELHAAVLDELLIQVDLTPATTAGKGAGDWEDRVVRILTSYTTVLFSHPGLAQSALVTRPSGRRYLALLEALLALLSDGGVKPARSAWLVDLLLLFGTAAAAEQASRSRAVDTADLDDALAAAISGASPATYPQVAGLGAELLSGPGPDRLAWGFRVLLRGVTHTPRPGEST
- a CDS encoding ornithine cyclodeaminase family protein, which translates into the protein MKSFSAEQVRRAVPMAEAVRAVRQAFLDLQAGHFVLPPREVFGDGRVLVMSAYHSPTRTAVVKTIGIDLDRDPAVQATVVWTGSRGQVVADGATLTTLRTGAVVGVATDLLARPGATRLTLIGTGAQAADQVRAVLAVRPIEDVIVVGRDLTRASTLAAVLAHEYAEVRFTAGTSIDQAICNADVVCCATSSATPLFELSALPERVHVNAIGAFRPSMCELPLELLADASVVVVDQLEAVLAESGEIIDALAAGLPVEPIELGAALNSPPAPGGRTVFKSVGLAAQDWAVASLLA